GTGCTCGCCGCGGCCGCGGGGCTCTTTGTCGACCCGGCGCCCGGCCCGGTGCTCGCCAACTACGGGCTCGACGGGCTGCGCTTCGTGAAGCCCGTGTACGTCGGCGACACGATCCGCGTGCGGCTCGCCTGCAAGAGCAAGACGGCCAAGGAGGACCGCGAGGGCGAGGTGCCGCAGGGCGTGGTCGCGTGGGACGTCGAGGTGACGAACCAGGAGGACGAGCCGGTGGCGGTCTACACGGTCCTCACGCTCGTGCGGCGGCGGCATGCGTTAGGCGGCGCGCCGGACGGCGCGGGCCCGACCGCGGTGCTCGTCCGCGAGCAGCCGGGCGACGCGCCCGCCCGCATGAGCTGAGCGCACGCACGGACCGGTCGGCGCCGGACGAACGTGCGGTCGCCCGCCCGCCTACGGCGCCTGCGGGAGCTTTCCCCGCGCGCGTGCCGCCAACACGGCCGCGCGCCGGTTCGAAAAGCCGGCGAAGCAGGGCGCGCGCGCGACGCCCCAGCGCGGGTTGTGCGAGGCGGGCACCTCCTGCGCGCACGCGCGGTCGCGGGCGTCGACCCACGCCCGCTGTTCGACCCGCAGCGCGTGCACCGCGGGTGGTTCGGCCGCGCCGCCGGCGCGGCGCCGGAGGAGCTGGATGAGCGACTGGTACCGGCCGTTGAGTGCGGCGTCGCTGCGCGCGATCAGTCCCATGAGGCAGCGGCGCTGGTCCGCGCTCGCCGGCGAACGGCAGGCGTCGCGCACGACCACGCGGGGCGCCGGCGCGACCTTCATCTCCGAATCGCGCGCGGCGGCGCGCAGGCCGGCGACGTCGCCGTTCGCGGAGTCGCGCGGGACCGAATCCCCGGCGGGCGTGATCGACGCGGCTGCCGCCGGCGATGCGGCCGTGCGGCGCGCCGCGCCGGTGTCCGGGACGCTCGTCCCCGACGTGCGCGGGCTCGTAACCGTCGTGTTCGGCGCGGCGGACGAACGAGGGCTCGGCCGCGGCGCATTCCTGCGCACGGCGCTGTCGTGGGGGGCCGCGAGGGCGAGGAGCGAGTCGAGTTGGGCGTCGCCCGACGTCGGCGCCGCGGTGTTGCGCGCGACGGCCGCCGCGGCCGCCGCGAGCGCGGCGGCGGCTGCGAGTCCGAGCACCCACGCCCGGCGTCGGCGGCGCGGGTGGGCGTCGAGCTCGGCGACCGCGAGTACGTCGCGGGTGTAGTCCTCCGGCGCGACCGTCAGGTCAGCGGGCGGCGCGCCGCCCGGACGCAGCGCGTGGATCTCGCCCGACCGGAACCGCACGGTTTCGCCGCCGACGACCTCGGCCGGAACTCCCCCACTCGCGCCGACTGCGGGGTCGTCGGCGACGTCCGGCAGCGGCTCGGGCGACGGCGACAGTTCGGCGAGCATTTGGCGGGCGTCGTGCCAGCGCGCGCGCGGGTCCTTCGCGAGCGCGCCCGTGATCGCCCGGTGCAGGTAGAGCGGTACATCCGGGCGGAGCCGCGCGAGGTCGGGGAGCGGCTCGCTCCGCTGCTTCTGTAGGAGGGTGTACAGCGTCTCGCCCTGCCACGGCCGGCGCCCGGTGAGCATCTCCCACCCGACGAGGCCGAGCGAGTACACGTCGGTGCGCTCGTCGACGGCGCGTCCGTCGACCTGCTCGGGGGCCATATAGGCCGGGGTGCCGAGTGAGGCCCCGTCGTGCGTCAGCAACGAATCGGCGTCGATCGGACGGGCGATGCCGAAGTCGCCGAGGAGCGCGCGCCCGGTGCCCGTTTCGATGAAGATGTTTTCGGGCTTGACGTCGCGGTGGACGATGCGGGCCTCGTGCGCGTGGGCGAGCGCCGCCGCGACGTCGCGCAGGATGGCGGCGGCACGCTCGAAGGGGAGCGCGCCGCGGGCCTGGAGGGCCGCGCGGAGCGTCTCGCCCCTGACGTACTCCGTGACGATCGCGACCGCGTCGCCGGAGGTCTCGATCGCGAGCGTGCGGACGATGTTGGGATGCGCGAGGGCGGTTGCGGTGCGGGCTTCGCGCGCGAAGCGGTCGGCGGTTTCGCGATCGGCGGCGTGCGGTGGGGCGACAACTTTGACGGCGACTTCGCGCGCGGGCTCGTCGGTGCCCGGGCCGGTGAGCCCGTCGCGTACGCGGGCGAGATAGACGACGGACATGCCGCGGCCGAGCTCGCGCACGAATTCGTAGCGCGGGGTCAGCCAACGGAGGTCGCGCGGGACCTCGAGCGGGAACTCGGGGGGCGAGCTGGGGGACAAGTCAGGGGTCGGCACGCGGACGGTGCCGTCTCTGGCGTGAGACATGCGCGCCGGAAGTGCATCGCGCGTGCCCCACGGGGGCGGCGCGTGTCTCGACGGACGTGTAGCGCGCTTGCCGACGACCGGTCCGCCCCCAACTTACGAGGCTACGCCTTGCATGGGCGCACGGTTCGAGGCCGCCCGCCACGCGCGTCACGACGATTTCACTTCTTCGGAGCTTCCCGATGGCCACGATGATCTCACCCACCTCGCCCGCGTCGGTGGCCGCGCCGCTCGCGGACGGGTCGCACGGCCAGCCCCAGGCCGACACGTTCCCGATCAACGGGACCGACTACATCGAGTTCTACGTCGGCAACGCGAAGCAGGCGAGCCACTACTACCGCGCGGCGTTCGGGTTCCACCTCGTCGCCTACCGCGGCCCCGAAACGGGCGTCCGCGACCGGGCGAGCTACGTGTTGCAACAGGGCAAGATCCGCTTCGTGTTCACGACGCCGATCCACCCGCGGGCGAGCGCCGAGGCGAAGGCGGTGGCCGAGCACGTGTACGCGCACGGCGACGGGGTGCGCGACATCGCGCTCTGGGTGGACGACGCGCGCGACGCGTTCGAAAAGGCGGTGGCGCGGGGCGCGGTGCCGGTGCACGAGCCCCGGGTCGAGCGCGACGAACACGGCGAGGTCGTGATCGCGGCGTTCCGGACGTACGGCGAGACGATCCACTCGCTCGTGGAGCGGTCGCGCTACAGCGGCCCGTTCCTCCCGGGCTTCCGCGCCGTCGCGCCGCACTTCCAGCCCGCGGGCGTCGGGCTCCAGTACGTCGACCACTGCGTCGGGAACGTCGAACTCGGCAAGATGAACGTGTGGGTCGAGTTCTACGCGCACGTGATGGGCTTCCGCAACCTGCTCACCTTCGACGACGAGGACATCTCGACGGAGTACTCGTCGCTCATGTCGAAGGTGATGGCGAACGGGAACGACCGGATCAAGTTCCCGATCAACGAGCCGGCCGGCGGCAAGAAGAAGTCGCAGATCGACGAGTACCTCGACTTCTACGGCGGCCCGGGCGTGCAGCACATGGCGCTCGCGACGGACGATATCGTGGCGACCGTGACGGCGCTCAAGGACCGCGGCGTCGAGTTCCTCAGCACGCCGACGAGCTATTACGAGCAGCTCGAGGCGCGCGTCGGCGCGATCGACGAGCCGCTCGACGTGCTCGCCGCGCACGGGATCCTCGTCGACCGCGACCCGGACGGGTACCTGCTGCAGATCTTCACCAAGCCCGTCGAGGACCGGCCGACGGTGTTCTACGAGATCATCCAGCGCAAGGGCGCGAAGAGCTTCGGGAAGGGGAACTTCCGCGCGCTGTTCGAGGCGATCGAGCGGGAACAGGCGCTGCGGGGCAACCTCTAACGCCGCGCGGCCATGCCCATCTACCACACGTTAGGCCGCGTCCCGCCGAAGCGGCACAGCGCCATGCGCAAGCCCGACGGCGGGGTCTATTCCGAGCAGCTCGTCGGGCACGAGGGGTTCACGGGCACGTCGGCGCTCCTCTACCACGTGCACCCGCCGACGACGGTGAAGAGCGTGCGCAAGCTGCGCGACGTCGTCTACGAGGCGAGCGACGACGACACGCTCAAGCACCGCCACTTCCGGACCGCGCGGTTGCGCAAGGGTGGCAGCCCGACGCTCGACCGCGTCCCGATGTTGTTCAACGCGGACGTCGCGATGCTCTACGTCGAGCCCGACGTGCAGGACGCGCACTTCTACCGCAACGCGCAGGCGGACGAGGTGGTCTACGTCGCCAAGGGCACGGGGGTGCTCGAATCGCAGTTCGGGACGCTGCCCTACCGCGACGGCGACTACGTCGTGATCCACCGCGGGATCATGCACCGCTGGCGGCCGGACGCGGGCGTGCAGCAGAAGTTCCTCGTCATGGAGAGCCGCGGGCACGTGCGCTGGCCCAAGCGCTACCGCAACGACTTCGGCCAGCTGGTCGAAGGCGCGCCCTACTCGGAGCGCGACATCCGGCGTCCCATGGACCTCGTCACCCACGACGAGATGGGCGACTTCCCGGTGCTCATCAAGCAGTACGACGCACTTTCCGAGTACGTGCTCGACCACCACCCGTTCGACGTCGTCGGCTGGGACGGGCACTTCTACCCGTGGATCTTCAACATCCACGACTTCGAGCCGATCGTCGGCCGCGTGCACCAGCCGCCGCCGGTCCACCAGACGTTCCAGGGCGACGGCTTCGTGATCTGCTCGTTCTGCCCGCGGCCGTACGACTTCGGCGAGAACGCGATCCCGGCGCCGTACAACCACAGCAACGTCGACTCCGACGAGGTGCTCTTCTACGCCTCGGAGGAGTTCATGAGTCGCAAGGGGATCGAGTTCGGGTCGGTGACGCACCACCCGGACGGGATCCCGCACGGCCCGCATCCGGGGCGGTATGAGGCGAGCATCGGGCAGAAGTGGACGAACGAGCTCGCGGTGATGATGGATTCGTTCCGGCCGCTCAAGGTCGCGAAGGCGGTGTTAGGCGCGGAGGACCCAGCGTACCACCGGAGCTGGATCGAGGCGCAGCACGCGCGCGTCGCGCCGGCCGCCGCGAACGGGAACGGCTCGCACGGGAACGGGTTGAACGGGAACGACGTCGTCGCGGACGACGTTGCCAACGAGGCGCGCACCGGCGCCGCGTCGATGCCGCTCACCGACTAACGTTCCCTTGTCGTCCCGAGCGTAGCGAGGGACCTGCACACCCTGGTGACGGGACGTCCGCGGCGCACCATGCTCGGCCCCGTCGCCACGGACGGTAGGTCCCCCGCTGCGCTCGGGACGACGTAGGCGTTCCCTCCCGCTCATCCGATGCCCCGCACGGCCGACCGCTTCCGCACGCTCCCCACGTACCCGATGGCGCACGTGCCCGTGCGCAAGCGCGAGCTGCTCGCGGCCGGCCGCGACGTGATCGACCTCGGCCCCGGCGACGCCGACCTCGCGCCGCCGCCGGCCGCGGTCGACGCCCTGCGCGCGGCGCTCGAGCACCCGGCGATGCACCGCTACGGCTTCGGGCTCGGCCACGTGCCGTTCCGCGAGGCGATCGCGCGGTGGATGCGGCGGCGCTTCGGCCTCACGTTCGACCCGGTGACAGAAGTCTGCCCGCTGCTCGGCTCGAAGGAAGGCATCGTGCACTTCTGCGGCGCGTTCCTGCAGCGCGGCGACGTCGCGGTCGTCCCGGAGCCCGGCTACCTCGCCTACCTCGGCGGGACGCTGCTGAACGAGGCCGAGGTGTACGCGTACCCGATCCGGCCGCGCACCAACTTCCTCGTCGAGCTCGACGAGCTGCCCGACGACGTGCTGCGCCGCACGAAGCTCGTCTTCGTCAACTACCCGAACAACCCGACCGCGGCCGTCGCCCCGCGCGACTACCTCGAGCGCACGGTCCGGCTCTGCCGCGAGCGCGACATCCTCGTCGTCTACGACAACGCGTATTCGGAGATCGCGTTCGACGGCTACGTCCCGCCGAGCATCTTCGAGATCCCCGGTGCGCGCGACGTCGCGGTCGAGTTCCACTCGCTGAGCAAGACGTACAACATGACGGGGTGGCGCCAGGGGTGGGCGGTCGGGAACGCGGACCTGATCGGCGCGCTCGCGAAGGTGAAGTCGTTCATCGACACCGGCTCGTTCCTGCCGATCCAGGTCGCCGGCGTCGCCGCGCTCGAGAGTTGGGCCGAGTTCGTGCCGCGGAACGTCGCCACATTCCAGGAGCGGCGAGACGCGGGCGTCGCGGCGTTCCGCGCGGCCGGGTTCGCGTGCGAGACGCCGAAGGCCGCGATGTACCTGTGGCTCGAGGTCCCCGACGGCATCCCGAGCCGCGAGTTCACCGACCGCTTGATGGACGAAGAGGCGCTGATCACGATCGCGGGGTCGAGCTTCGGCGCGGGCGGCGAGGGTTTCTTCCGCGCGTCGCTCATCGTCCCGCCCGAGCGGCTGCGCGACGCCGCCGCGCGCGCCGCGCGCGTGCTCGCGGCGATGCGCGCCGAGCGCGCGGCGCTCCCGGCCGCCGCCTAACGCATGCCGGCGGACGACACGAGCGCGGAGCCCTGCGACGTCGTCGTGCTCGGCGCGGGGGCGGCGGGGCTCGCGGCGGCGCGGGCGCTCGCCGACGCCCGGCGCCGCGTCGTCGTGCTCGAGGCGCGCGACCGGATCGGCGGGCGCGTGCACACCGCGCACGTCCCCGACCTCGGCGCGCCCGTCGAACTCGGCGCCGAGTTCGTGCACGGCAACCCGCCCGAGCTGTGGGCGATCGCCGAGGCGGCAGCGCTCCGTGTCGTCGACGCGGAGGAGGCGCACGTCGCGCTCGACGGCGGCCGGCTCGTCGCCCGCGGCGACTTCGGCGGCGAGGTCGGCGAGGTGCTCGACGCGCTGGACGCGGAGGCGCGCCGGACGGACGTCGACGACGTCAGCGTCGGGCAGTTCCTCGCCGAGCGGTTCGGCGACTCGGCGCACGCCGACGCGCGCCGGATGGTCGCCACGTACGTCGAGGGATTCCACGCCGCCCCGGTCGACGACGCGGGGATCCGGGCGATCGCGATCGCCGACACCCAATCGTCCGGCAACGACGTCGCGTACCGCATCGTCGACGGCTACCGGCGCGTGCCGGAGTGGCTCGCCGACGCCCGCGACGGTCGCCCCGCGCTCGACGTGCGACTCGGGCACGTCGTCGAGCGGGTGACGTGGGACGGCGGCGGCGTGCGCGTGCGCGCGGTGTCCGGCGACGCGGCCGTCGAGCTGCGCGCCCGCTGCGCGGTCGTCACGCTGCCGTTAGGCGTGCTCGCCGCGCCGGCGGACGCGGCGGGGGCGGTCGCGTTCGACCCGCCGCTCGACGCCAAGCGCGACGCGTTCGCGGGGATCGCGCTGGGGCAGGTCTCGCGCGTCGTCCTGCGGTTCCGCAGCCGCTTCTGGGAGCGCCCCGGCGCGGTTCCCGCGCTCGCCGACCCGGACGACGCGGCGGGGCTCGCGTTCGTCCACACGCCCGAGCTGGACGTGCCGGTGTGGTGGACGTTGCGCGCGCTGCGCGCGCCCGTGCTCGTCGCCTGGGCCGGGGCGGGGAAGGCGCGGGCGCTGCTTGCGCGGGACGCGGAGGCGCGGCGCGCGTGCGTGCTCGACGCGCTGGCCACGGCCTTCGGGACGACGCGCGCCGCGGTCGACGCGGAGTTCGTCGCCGCGTACGAGCACGACTGGTCGCGCGACCCGTTCGCGCGCGGCGCGTACAGCTATGCGCACGTCGGCGGACGCGACGCGTTCGCCGCGCTCGCGCGCCCGCTCGGCCCGCTCGTCTTCGCCGGCGAGGCGACGGTCGACGACGGTGACTGGGGCACGGTGCACGGCGCGCTCCGGAGCGGCGCCCGCGCAGCGCGCGAGGCCCTCGACCTGCTCGACCGCGCGTCGTAACCTTGGGACCCGCGCCGGATGGGCTTCGCTGCCCGGCGCGCTCGAGCCTGCCGCCCCGCCGCGCCCCGCATGTGGTCTGACCGTCCCGCCGTGTCCGTCGTGCGTCGCGCCGCTGCGGTCACGATCGCCGCGCTCCTCGCCGCGTGCGGTCGGCCGATGGCGCCGACGCCGAGCCCGCGGCCCGTGGCCGTCGTGCCTGAGCCCCCGGCGGTCGCGCGCGAGTTCCGGGCCGTCTGGGTCGCGACCGTCGGCAACATCGACTGGCCGTCGAAGCCCGGGCTGAGCACGGCGCAGCAGCAGGGGGAGCTGCGGACCATCCTCGACCGCGCCGCGTCGCTGCATCTCAACGCGATCATCCTCCAGGTGCGTCCGGCGGCCGACGCGCTCTACGATTCGCCGTACGAGCCGTGGTCGGAGTACCTGACCGGGCAGATGGGGCGCGCGCCGGCGCCGTACTACGACCCGCTCGCGTTCGCGGTGGCCGAGGCGCACCGGCGCGGCCTCGAGCTGCACGCGTGGTTCAACCCGTACCGCGCGCGGCAGACGGGGGCGAAGGGGCCCGCCGCGCCGACGCACGTCTCGGTCGTGCACCCCGAGATCGTGCGCGCGTACGCCGGCTACCGCTGGATGGACCCGGGGGAGGCTGAGACGCGGGCGCAGTCGCTGCGCGTGATCACCGACGTCGTGCGGCGCTACGACGTCGACGGCGTGCACATCGACGACTACTTCTACCCGTACCCGGAGGACGGCCCGGGCGGCCGTCCGCTGCCGTTCCCCGATTCGGCGAGCTACGCACGCTATCAGGCGGGCGGCGGCGCGCTCGCGCGCGACGACTGGCGGCGGGCCAACGTGGACGCCTTCGTGCACGCGATGTACGACTCGGTGCACGCGGCCAAGCCGTGGGTGAAGGTCGGCATCAGCCCGTTCGGGATCTACCGGCCGAAGGCGCCGGCGAACGCGTGCTGCTTCGACGCGTACGCGAAGCTCTACGCCGACTCGCGGCGGTGGTGGCGCGAGGGGTGGGCGGATTATTTCACGCCACAGCTCTATTGGAAGATCGCCGCCCGCCAGCAGAGCTACCCCGAGCTGCTCGCGTGGTGGGCGGCGCAGAACGTGCGCGGGCGCAACCTCTGGCCGGGCAACTACCTGTCGCGCGTCGGCACGCGCGCGTCGGACTGGCGCGTCGCGGAGATCGACTCGCAGATCGTCGTGACGCGCGCGCAGCCCGGGGCGGGGGGCAACGTCTGGTTCAGCATGCAGACATTCCTGCGCAACGCGGCCGGCGTCGCGGATTCGCTCCGGCTCGGGCCGTACGCGGAGCCCGCGCTGGTCCCACCGTCGCCGTGGCTGCCGGGGAACGCGCCGGGTGCGCCCGTCGTCGCGATCGCGCGTGGCGCGCGTCCGCACGTCACGCTCGACCCCGCGGTCGGCGAGTCGGAGCCGTGGCTGTGGGTCGTGCAGCTTCGCGAAGGAACGCGCTGGGACACCGTCGTGCTTCCCGGGGGCGCGCGCGAGTACGTCCCGGTGCGCGCCGCGTATGCGGGGGGCGAGGCGTACGGGCCCGACGAGGTGCGCGCCTACGGCGTCGATCGCACGGGGCGCGCGGGGCCGGCCACGCGTGCGGGGAACGTCGGCGCCGCGCGCGTCGCGTCGGAGAACCGGTAGGCATGCCCCCTATTCCCCAGCGCCCGCGGTTCTTCTACCGAGAGACGGAAGGCGTGCGCGTCACCGTCCGGCCGTCGTACCTGCGCGAGCAGTCGCGCCCCGCCGCTGGGCAGTACGTGTTTGCGTACCACATCCGGCTCGAAAACGTCGGCGACGTCGCCGCACAGCTGCTCGCGCGGCGGTGGACGATCACCGACTCGACGGGCGAGGTCACCGAGGTCGAGGGGGAGGGCGTCGTCGGGGAGCAGCCGGTGATCCACCCGGGACGGGTCCACGAGTACCGCAGCTTCTGCGTGCTCAAGTCCGCGCGCGGGCAGATGGAGGGCAGCTACCGCT
This is a stretch of genomic DNA from Gemmatimonadetes bacterium T265. It encodes these proteins:
- the hppD gene encoding 4-hydroxyphenylpyruvate dioxygenase, producing the protein MATMISPTSPASVAAPLADGSHGQPQADTFPINGTDYIEFYVGNAKQASHYYRAAFGFHLVAYRGPETGVRDRASYVLQQGKIRFVFTTPIHPRASAEAKAVAEHVYAHGDGVRDIALWVDDARDAFEKAVARGAVPVHEPRVERDEHGEVVIAAFRTYGETIHSLVERSRYSGPFLPGFRAVAPHFQPAGVGLQYVDHCVGNVELGKMNVWVEFYAHVMGFRNLLTFDDEDISTEYSSLMSKVMANGNDRIKFPINEPAGGKKKSQIDEYLDFYGGPGVQHMALATDDIVATVTALKDRGVEFLSTPTSYYEQLEARVGAIDEPLDVLAAHGILVDRDPDGYLLQIFTKPVEDRPTVFYEIIQRKGAKSFGKGNFRALFEAIEREQALRGNL
- a CDS encoding homogentisate 1,2-dioxygenase, producing the protein MPIYHTLGRVPPKRHSAMRKPDGGVYSEQLVGHEGFTGTSALLYHVHPPTTVKSVRKLRDVVYEASDDDTLKHRHFRTARLRKGGSPTLDRVPMLFNADVAMLYVEPDVQDAHFYRNAQADEVVYVAKGTGVLESQFGTLPYRDGDYVVIHRGIMHRWRPDAGVQQKFLVMESRGHVRWPKRYRNDFGQLVEGAPYSERDIRRPMDLVTHDEMGDFPVLIKQYDALSEYVLDHHPFDVVGWDGHFYPWIFNIHDFEPIVGRVHQPPPVHQTFQGDGFVICSFCPRPYDFGENAIPAPYNHSNVDSDEVLFYASEEFMSRKGIEFGSVTHHPDGIPHGPHPGRYEASIGQKWTNELAVMMDSFRPLKVAKAVLGAEDPAYHRSWIEAQHARVAPAAANGNGSHGNGLNGNDVVADDVANEARTGAASMPLTD
- the dapL_2 gene encoding LL-diaminopimelate aminotransferase; translation: MPRTADRFRTLPTYPMAHVPVRKRELLAAGRDVIDLGPGDADLAPPPAAVDALRAALEHPAMHRYGFGLGHVPFREAIARWMRRRFGLTFDPVTEVCPLLGSKEGIVHFCGAFLQRGDVAVVPEPGYLAYLGGTLLNEAEVYAYPIRPRTNFLVELDELPDDVLRRTKLVFVNYPNNPTAAVAPRDYLERTVRLCRERDILVVYDNAYSEIAFDGYVPPSIFEIPGARDVAVEFHSLSKTYNMTGWRQGWAVGNADLIGALAKVKSFIDTGSFLPIQVAGVAALESWAEFVPRNVATFQERRDAGVAAFRAAGFACETPKAAMYLWLEVPDGIPSREFTDRLMDEEALITIAGSSFGAGGEGFFRASLIVPPERLRDAAARAARVLAAMRAERAALPAAA
- the apaG gene encoding Co2+/Mg2+ efflux protein ApaG; this encodes MPPIPQRPRFFYRETEGVRVTVRPSYLREQSRPAAGQYVFAYHIRLENVGDVAAQLLARRWTITDSTGEVTEVEGEGVVGEQPVIHPGRVHEYRSFCVLKSARGQMEGSYRFVRADGAHFDVEVPRFVLDAAAE